TGCCTGCCTGAACAAATATGGGATATCTTGAAAACTTCTCCCTTGCTTGTCCTTGGTCCATAATTATCCGAACCTTTACACCCCTTTTGTAAGCATCAAGCACTGCGGAGCCAAGCTCCCTTGAAGTGAAGGCAAACATAGCTATGTCAAGGCTTTTCTGCGCTTTTTGTAGCTCTCTTATGATAGCTGACTGAGCAGAACCCTTTGGAGAGAAGTAAACTTCTATGCTTTCAAAAGTAATAGGCTTTTCTTCTTTTTTACATGATGAGAGAAAAAGGAAAAACAATATGAGCAGGACACCCCACTTACGCATAGTTTACATTTTAAAACATCCAAACTTTTCTTTGAGTTTCTCTTCTACATATGGATGGACAAGTCCTTTGAGGTCTCCACAGTAGGATGCTATGTCTCTTACTATGGTGGAGCTTATGTGTATGTAATCCTG
The DNA window shown above is from Hydrogenobacter hydrogenophilus and carries:
- a CDS encoding phospholipase D family protein translates to MRKWGVLLILFFLFLSSCKKEEKPITFESIEVYFSPKGSAQSAIIRELQKAQKSLDIAMFAFTSRELGSAVLDAYKRGVKVRIIMDQGQAREKFSRYPIFVQAGIPVKLLPVEGKKFIKGLMHNKFAVIDRKTVITGSYNWTASAEEINYENLLIIHSQGLAEKYEDYFESMWKKAGDGI